The window GGGTGGGGAACAATGGGAAGCTCTAATGGTAAAGGTATAAAATTATATGAGCCGGTGTTTGTTTTTATATGAGCATTTGGTAGTTTAAAAATAACTATATGTACTACGTTGTAAACACGACAATAAATAAGCCAACTTTTATTGAGGCATATATCAATGATTTTAAAGCGCACGGACATGATTTTATGTTTGTGATTGCTGGAGATTTAAAAACACCAAGCGTAGTCCAGGGATTCTGCAACCAGTATGCCGGGGTAACGTATTTAGATGTAAAAGCGCAGATAAAAGAATTTAAGAGATTGGCAATAACTAAACATATTCCTTTTAATTCGATTGACCGGCGTAATTTTGCTTACTTGTTTTGTATTAAACAGGGTATGCGATCAGACGACGTTCTAATCACTTTGGATGACGATAACCTATTAAAAGAAACTGATTTTTTAAGCAAACATAGCAGCGGCGTCTATAGCGGAAAAGTGGTGGAAGCTGGTAGCCCTACTTGGTATAACGCCTTAGAACCTTTTTATGATGAGCCGATATTCATGAGAGGCTTCTCGCCGTTCGACCGTCAGAAAAATAAGGAGAGAAAGGTTAGAAGAAAGCAAAAAAAAGTAAAGATCGCAATGAACCAAGGGTTGTGGGAACATAACCCGGACGTGGATGCGATTGAGAGAATAAAAGGATTACGGGGAGATTATAAAGTGCAACGTAAAGAACAATTGGTGTTAGGTAAAAATATGATCTGCCCTCTTGATACACAGAATACTGCTTATCTTAATAGTTTTTGGTTGACAGCGTTTTTGTGCCCGTTTGTTGGCAGGTTTGATGACATCTATTCTTCATATATCAGTAAGTTCTTAGCAGATCAGTTAGGATTGGCGGTGTCGTATGGGTCGCCAGTAGTAACGCAACATCGTAACGACCATCATAATTACCAGGACTTTTTGCTGGAGTTGCATGGTATGGCAATGACCGAAACGTTTGTTAATTTCTTGTGGTCGCTTGACCTAAAAGCAAAGTCTTTGCTGGGCGGATATGAAGAAATTGCCGTACGGATAGACGAAGAATATTCGGAATTTAACCTGTGCGCTGGCAAGCGGGGAAAGGTAAAAAATATTTGGAGCTTAGCTCAGATGTCGGTCGGCATGAAACTTTGGTTAGAGGCGTTAGATAAGTTGGGTGTGGGTGATCCGGGGACATTGCGAGTATCAAAGCAGTGTGAATCCAGTAAAGTAAAAATTAAGCAATGACCATTAAAAAGATCTTAATTGTCCCTTCCAAGCGACTGCAAATAAATTATGTGGAATTAATTAAAAATAGAGTATATCGTCAGGAGCTGCCCCATCACGCCGAAATACAATATGCTGGAGATTTGCCAAGTGTCTTAGGACCAGACAATGTTTTTGTTATCGGCCAATATTATCCATCGGTATTTGCCGCTAATTTCCCGCTGTCTTGCCCATATCCTTCTTGTCATGGTGCTACCAGGCCAACATTTATTAAGAGAAAGCAGATTGACAAGACCTTGCGTCAGGTTGACGCGGTGATTATTTCGGCTATCGGGGAGCCTGATCTGATTGCGCAGGTTATCAAAAGAGCTAGACGATTCAATTTACCAGTAGCAATATTGGATATTCCTGACTATGACACCCTCTACGGTGATCCGGATATATATGAGCACTTAACACTTGATTTCAAAGTAAGAAGGGATTACGACATATATTTTAAAAAGGACTTACCCAAGGGCTTCGGAACGGATCTGATACTACCATTTGGACCGATTCCGGTCAGGCCATCATCA is drawn from Patescibacteria group bacterium and contains these coding sequences:
- a CDS encoding glycosyltransferase; its protein translation is MTIKKILIVPSKRLQINYVELIKNRVYRQELPHHAEIQYAGDLPSVLGPDNVFVIGQYYPSVFAANFPLSCPYPSCHGATRPTFIKRKQIDKTLRQVDAVIISAIGEPDLIAQVIKRARRFNLPVAILDIPDYDTLYGDPDIYEHLTLDFKVRRDYDIYFKKDLPKGFGTDLILPFGPIPVRPSSYHFIEKQKTKSVFYNGRKREDQSSPERAQIVEAVQEKIPDTNIMMHDDRSTFITNRQYWDFLSQARVALSPSGRCWDSFRHCEVGLAPNVAIMLPKPFIETCGPPIRDGHNAIVYDVVLRDRRYYLADANVTLQKLKNYLQKPEELERLAKNWRQDVLSGHTVEARSRYLINMMREKL